DNA from Rhipicephalus microplus isolate Deutch F79 chromosome 5, USDA_Rmic, whole genome shotgun sequence:
CCTTCGGGCACGAACAGCCAGAAGAACCATGCGTTGGCCACCACGATGACGTGGTGCAGCACGTGCAGGAGCGAGACGTGGGTGAACTTCTTGCGTAACACAAAGAACACCGTTTCGAGGAGATCGAAGTAGCGTATCACGATGTAAATCCATCCCGTGCGGTAGTGATCTCGCATCTCGTCCGTCATGTGACCCGTGATGCCCTGGCACCAGAGGTTGTAAAGGCTGCCCGGAAGGTAGGTGAACTTCAGAACAAGGAATAGGAACCAGATGCCAACGGACACCATGAGTAAAATGTACAAACGTACGACGTTAAGTATTGCGAAGGGTTTGCTGTTCTTCATCCAGCGAAGACAGGCCACCTTGACGAAATAGAGGTATGAGACTAGAAGAGTGAACATGAATAGGGGGTCTGTAACCACGGGGTAGTCCCGAGTTCGGCGGTTTCAGACTGAAAATCATGGCTCGTCGACGCCAATCTTGAGCGCAGGATCGGGACAGCTAGATGCACTGCGAAATAAATGATGATGTGCTGGCCTCAGCTGTTGTGAAATGAAATGGAAAAATTGAACGTCGGTGTAATGTTCGATCTCTTTTCCATAATTGACCTTCTGattttaaaggggcactaaagagcaaaacgattgTTCCTCGTTGGTGTCCCTTTAAGTGCTACATGGTTCAACAAATGCGATTCATTTGTGATGACAATTACCTATATTGCCACACCCACTCAACGGGACGACAAAAACTAGTCATGCAGTTTGTTCTAAAACGGTAAGGCATGCCATTTGCAACGCCTGGGTGAGCTGTTTTCTATAAAAGACAAcatactatttatttatttattgctacAACAATCGTGATTAAGGGAATTTCGTGTGGATAGACTACATATAATAAAGAGGGTAATGGCACGCAGGAATAATATGTAGGAGTACGAAGTATGTGTAAAAGGGGTCAATCAAAGTGAATGTGGTGTAACCTACACAAAACAAAGAGATGTGAAAATTCACAGGCCAAAAGTAATAATATGTTTTAGTAGCTGAGGAAAAAGCGAAAATAGTAAATTTGGTGGGACAACGGTATCAACGATTTCAGTTCCAGACTGTTTGTTTAAATTAATGACACTCGAAACAGTCGATAtctaaaagaaagaaataaagggcataaacagggacaggagagagggGCACATGAACATGTAGAAGAGTCCGCTAAATTGCTGAAGAAATACAGGATAATGCAGAAATTAATGTGCATTCGTACTTAATTTTACTAAAATGTATATAGGTATAATATATGAGAGCTCGGCACATCGCTTTCGCTGTGAAAACATGCGAGACGCACATGAAACACGGACACCCCAAATGCCATGTTTTACAAACCCGAGACCGAATGCTCCTCTGCCATATACAGAGAGGTTCACCTTATCGCACCACTGCAACTTAGTGTTTAGAAATGAAACAATAAACATAACAAATAAAATATCATAATGAATTAGCAAGAAATGAGCTTCACGCATTTCACCTGCATTCGGCTAACAACGTAACCTAAATGCCAAGTGTGGGGGGAAGGGACGTCTTCCCTCTTGGTTCCGATACTCGCAGTAGACATATCGAATATAAATAATATGTGGGGCTTTAAGTCCCAAACTGACGATTACACGGTTAGAGACGTCATAGtaaagggctcctgaaattttgaccacttggtgtTTATGCCAGTGCAAGATCCTCTATCATTTTGCCTCCACCTAAATGCGACCGTCCCGGCCGGATCGAGCCCACGACCCTCGAGTCAGTAGCTGAGAAACGTAACCACTGATCCATCACGGCGGTCGGAGCATCGAATATAATATTCTCGTATGAAATGATAAACGACCACTGGAATCATGCTCGGCATTTCGAATATTATCTTAACAGCTTCGAATCTTCGATAGTGTGCTGATTGCTTCGGAAACAGTCATCACATGTACTAATGTGTCGATATTGATTCGTTGATTCAATTGGGATGAAACCTAATAAAACGATCAGCTATATAAAACGCCCTTACGCACGATGGTATGTATCTATttggccatcatcatcatcctgacaacgccaactgcaggacaaaggcctttttCATGTTTCGCCATTCAACTcagtcatgtgtttttttttatacccgcaaacttcctaatctcacctgcccacccaACTTTGTCTTTCCCTCACCCGCTTGCCCTCTCTAAGAATCCAGAGAGTTACtattaatggccagcggttatcttgtctacgcgttACGTGCCCGGccgatgtccatttcttcttgatttcaactatgataactttgaccccggtttgtttcctgactCACTCTGTTATATTGTttgttaaggttacgcctaccatttttctttccgtcgctcgctgcgtcgtcctcaatttatgctgaaccctctttgtaagtgttgtgttccaagcacccctgtgtcacgagcgctccgaacccgcgaaggaccggttgctgaaactgctcccagatgttgactcctccccttcccctgctcggcgcaaacgagccaccgtcgtttcccccagCATTtgggccgccgcctccatccgaataggaataaacttgtttttaaccgttcgaggctgtctgagctttttggactaccacgaccaacgcgtacgtctatgggccgacgacaacaccgggcaTAAcagtaacagtggcgacgaggaagtggatttggaccaacgctgcgcaacgatattgacaagctacaagctatggctacgcacgggctcccaaatcggctaccgGAATTCAatggctcatcatggtcatcgtggtttggacgcctgcaagtttacttcgaggctaacaacatcactgatgcagcaatgaagagggccaacctgctaatGCTGTGTGAagagcagacatacgacacagtctgtgccctgattcagccacgcactccagcagccgttgactacgacgacatcgtagcagcgctacaagaaggcaacgtgcagaagctaaagggtgaacacttcaacgcttaccgcaagcgagctgcggagttgagcactcatcgcggttgcgtcaccttgggatcaagagttgtaattccagcggcacttcgcaaacaggccatgtcgcttgtccacgcaggtcatcgaggcattgttgccatgaaaaagtgcgccagaagttatatgtggtggcctggtatcgaccatgatatagaattaacagttcatgattgccagccttgccaatgcaaccacagaagcccgccaagagcccctcttcctgaatgggaaagaccagacacgccttggcacaccctgcacattgattttgctggacctatcgaagggtgttcgttcctggtggttgtagacgcatacaccaagtggctgaaggtaaaacaaatggctacaactACATCGGCggcagttatcgacactctgcggttgttgtttgcaacgtttggcctaccgcgcaaggtggtctcggacaacggcactccgtttgtgtccacggagattctcaagttttacagcgacaacggcgtctcgtctgttacatcagctccttaccacccggctacgaacggacaagccgagcgctacgtggctgagctaaagcgcgcccttactaaagaccagactgaGACAATGCAACGCCTcatcgcgcgctttctcttcagacagcacaacactgttcaaagcactactgatcaaacgccagcgaaattgatgttcggacgagaaatgagaacccagctgacagcaattgtcccggagccgtcagcgaaagcaccgtcggaggaagaaaagctcccgcatagcaggagaatcAAAAGTGGACtgcgcatatacgcccgccagttccacagaaatcccggctgggttgaagcgacggcactcaaacgcataggttggcggtcatggctcgtcgacattggtggaaaggccacacgctgccaccttaatcagctacgccgttcaggtaatttgccaagggaacctcccattcaaCCAGCAACCTTGACGGAAGCTTCattccacttagcctggcatatcgcaccagatgaatcggcgccgccgcccgtcccgccgcccgccggccctgaacacaagagaaacgacacccagcgagcggtggtggtggtgaaaacatttaataaccattaaatggttacagagaggtgattgggttggggccttattggcctcctaccctcacagcactagttGGAACCCCTATTCCCGGGCTCCATTGGccagcaacgccgcccgcgcccgttgaaccagagcctcttgggccttcaggtcttgacagccgagcagggccgcctcccagtcctctctcgtgggattggggttggggggggatagatggattagactggcacgcccaggcgatgtgaaaggtgtcagccacctcaccacagaactggcacgtgccatcaaaagatgaattgaaatgttttagcaccgcaggccacagtacagtattggtaaatagttttaaaaggaggcgctcgtcagcgcgatgcagtcccttacaagggtctggatagctccGGTGcacctccttgtagtaattggtaatatctttgaatgaaagggccgaattgtctgattacgagtaggcttccaaagacagggagatagcccgggtaGAGAG
Protein-coding regions in this window:
- the LOC119173846 gene encoding very long chain fatty acid elongase AAEL008004-like; the protein is MFTLLVSYLYFVKVACLRWMKNSKPFAILNVVRLYILLMVSVGIWFLFLVLKFTYLPGSLYNLWCQGITGHMTDEMRDHYRTGWIYIVIRYFDLLETVFFVLRKKFTHVSLLHVLHHVIVVANAWFFWLFVPEGQPSLGMCLNVFVHIIMYSYYFPSTFGPAVRKYLWWKRYLTTLQIVQFVLIMIHISIPLFVDCGFPRHLIVTGNVQTFLILCLFVNFYAKTYLTRRAPEIQY